The following are encoded together in the Adhaeribacter arboris genome:
- the uxaC gene encoding glucuronate isomerase, with translation MNQVSVAASLQVTNSSNKFLDENFLLQSKTARQLYHDFARHLPIIDYHNHLPPEQIARDHQFENIAQVWLYGDHYKWRAMRTNGVPEAYCTGGKSDWEKFEQWAATVPYTLRNPLYHWTHLELQRYFDVHEILSPQNAREVYEKCTALLQTPEYSVRNLLRKMNVETVCTTDDPLDSLEHHQKCKQDGFEIKVRPAFRPDKAMQAENGEALLGYIQKLEAITQTSISSYQTYLTALKTRHDYFAQNGCAVSDHGLEQMYAEDYTEAEIERIFAKILNQQTLPEKEVWQFKSALLFQFALWDHEKGWVQQYHLGALRNNNPRMLRQLGPDTGWDSIGDFRQAQALAKFLARLDSEDCLAKTILYNLNPADNELMATMVGNYNDGSVPGKIQFGSGWWFLDQKDGMVKQINALSNMGLLSRFVGMLTDSRSFLSFPRHEYFRRILCNLFGEDVENGELPADLAWMGKVVQDICYHNAKNYFQF, from the coding sequence ATGAACCAGGTTTCTGTAGCTGCTTCTTTGCAGGTAACCAATAGCTCGAATAAGTTTTTAGACGAAAATTTTTTGTTGCAAAGCAAAACTGCCCGGCAATTGTACCACGATTTTGCCCGGCACCTGCCCATTATTGATTACCACAACCACTTACCGCCGGAGCAAATTGCCCGCGATCACCAATTTGAGAATATCGCGCAGGTTTGGTTATACGGCGACCATTACAAGTGGCGGGCCATGCGTACCAATGGGGTGCCGGAAGCGTATTGCACCGGCGGAAAATCGGATTGGGAGAAATTTGAGCAATGGGCTGCTACCGTACCGTACACACTCCGGAACCCGCTTTACCACTGGACGCATCTGGAGTTGCAACGGTACTTCGACGTACACGAAATTTTATCGCCCCAGAACGCCCGGGAAGTGTACGAAAAGTGTACGGCTCTCCTGCAAACTCCCGAATATTCCGTGCGCAATTTGCTGCGCAAAATGAACGTAGAAACGGTTTGCACCACCGATGACCCTCTAGATTCTTTAGAGCACCACCAAAAATGTAAACAAGATGGTTTTGAGATAAAAGTAAGGCCGGCTTTCCGGCCGGATAAAGCCATGCAAGCCGAAAATGGGGAAGCCTTGCTCGGATATATTCAAAAACTGGAAGCTATTACCCAAACTTCTATTAGTTCGTACCAGACGTACCTGACTGCCTTAAAAACCCGCCACGATTATTTCGCGCAAAACGGTTGTGCCGTGTCGGACCATGGTTTGGAACAAATGTACGCGGAAGACTATACCGAAGCAGAAATCGAACGAATTTTTGCTAAGATCCTGAACCAACAAACTTTGCCGGAAAAAGAAGTTTGGCAATTTAAATCGGCTTTATTGTTTCAGTTTGCGCTTTGGGATCACGAGAAAGGCTGGGTGCAGCAATACCACCTGGGCGCTTTGCGCAACAATAATCCCCGTATGCTGCGCCAACTTGGCCCCGATACGGGGTGGGATTCCATTGGCGATTTCCGGCAAGCGCAAGCTTTAGCAAAATTCCTGGCCCGCCTGGATAGCGAAGATTGCTTAGCTAAAACCATTTTGTACAATTTAAACCCCGCCGACAACGAATTAATGGCTACCATGGTGGGTAATTACAACGATGGCTCGGTGCCCGGTAAAATTCAGTTTGGCTCAGGTTGGTGGTTTTTAGACCAGAAAGACGGCATGGTAAAACAAATTAACGCTCTCTCCAACATGGGCTTGCTCAGCCGTTTTGTGGGCATGCTCACCGATTCTCGGAGCTTCTTGTCCTTTCCGCGCCACGAGTATTTCCGCCGGATTCTCTGTAATTTATTCGGCGAAGACGTAGAAAATGGCGAACTCCCCGCTGATTTAGCTTGGATGGGCAAAGTAGTGCAGGATATCTGCTACCATAACGCTAAAAATTACTTCCAGTTTTAA